In Pelodiscus sinensis isolate JC-2024 unplaced genomic scaffold, ASM4963464v1 ctg34, whole genome shotgun sequence, the genomic stretch ctcccacttccctcccctctgtgccccagcccctctgctctgggTCACCCCCCAGGCTGCAGACGCGCCAGCGGCTTTGGAAGATCCCTCCAAGGGGAAGCAGTCACCTTGGCCGCTCTGGGGCAAGAGAGCacaggcctcccccttccccggccagtcctgccgccccccccagctGTACTTACGGCTTTCCCGGGCCTGGCCCAGGTGCAGATGAGCCCCTCCTGGCAGGCGGTGAGGATGCAGTCCTCCAGGAAGAGCAGCACGGTCAGCCGCTCGTGGGCGATCTTCTTGCAGACCAGGGGCTCCAGCAGGGGCACCTCGTGGATGCGGGGGCAAAGGGCCGTGCCCAGGACCTTGGCCGTGTCCAGCTTGCTGCGGGGCGCCGCGTTGATCTTGTCGTTGCTCTTGCTGATGTTGCCCAGGCTGTGGTAACGCTTGTGCTCCTTCTCGGCGCTCTTGTCCTTGCGCTCCTGCAGGGTGAGCGTGGCGAACTTGCCGATGCTGAAGGGCACGGCGCTGTCCGCCACGTGGCTCTTGGCGGCGCCGGTGACGGCCGGGTGGGGTAGGCTGTTGGAGCGCGAGAGCGAGCGAGGCAGGAGggaccccacgctgctgccccccggctccccagCCAGGTTGCTCCCGCCACTCACCGAGGAGGGGATGCCGGTGCTGAAGGTGTTGGTGAGCGTCCGGGCCCGGGAGAGCGGAGGGTGGGGGTACAGCACGTCCTCCGTCAGGTCCCACAGGCAGAACTGGGTGTCCTGGCCGGCCGAGCCGAAGCGGTAGGTCACTGAGGGGGAGCTCTTGGTGCTGTGCTTGGAGAGGCGGGACAGGGTGCTGCTAGTCCGCACCCGGCCAAAGTGAGCCGGCTCTTGGGGCTCCTCGTCGCTGCCGCTCAGCTCCGGCGGCTCCTCGTCCTCCACGCTGCTGGTGTAGGGATCGAAGGCCACCGCGTTGACCCAGGACTTGTGCCCGTGGCCCCTGGCGATGACCCGGCCCTCGGCGAAGGACCAGACGGTCACCAGGTCGTCCTCGCCGCCGGTGACGACGTAGCGCCCGTCAGGGCTCCAGCAGACGCACAGCAGCCCCCCGAAATAGCTCTTCATCATgccctgcagcagcatggagtcgAAGTGGAAGACGCGGAGGCAGCCGTCCTGGCTGACGCAGGCCAGGTAGCGGCCGTCGGGAGAGAAGGCGAACTCGTTGAGGGCCCCGTCGCCCACCGCCCACTTCACCAGCGGGTTGCGGGCGGTTTTGCTCTTGCAGGCGTAGACGGCGAAACCCTCGCCCTGCTTGAGGAGGGTGTACTGGGGCGAGGCAGAGCCGCACGGGTGCTCCACGTTGTACAGGTAGAGGTGCCCGCTGGCGTGGGAGGCCAGGAAGAGGCTCTCCGTCTCCGGGATCCACTTCAGGTAGGTCACCTTGGTCTTGTCGATGAGCCGCTGGGACAACGGGGAACGGAGGGCAGGGATCAGACTGAGGGGGCATGTGCCCGTGGGGCTtccctggccggggtgggggggaggggaagagagatgcaggctctggggtctGCCCAGTGCTTGGCTGCTCCACTGGGGCTGACTGAGACAGTGGCGTGTGAGCCTGAGAACTCGCCACTCACTGCATGCAGACCACGGGGCAGAAAGCAACTGCGCCCCCAACTGGGCCGGCTCTGAACCAGGAACCTCCAAATGGAGGGATctgtaccccactcccagccctctgctgtgCCATGCAAACCGCAGCCTCACACGAAcagcccttgcagccaagaagagagacGCCAGCTACGGCAGGAAGCTCAGGGTGCCCCGGAAAGCATTTTGCTAGCCAAGAGCCAAGCACATCACCCACACAAACCAGAGCAGCTGTAATGACAGGCTGCCCTGGAGCACCCAGGGACCCCACAAGCACAGGGCTCAGTGAGGAAGCAGAGGAAAGAGAACTGCCTAACAGACCCTCCCCTGAACCCTGGCCTAGCTGTGGAGAGGGGCGGAGCGGGGGCCGACCCATGGAAGACACGACACAGCTCAGAGGGGTGGAATCTCACCTCCTCGTTGAACAACTTGCTGGTGTCCTTCTTGATGAGATCCAGGTACTGGACCTGGCCGGCGGAGAAGCCCACCAGCAGCGAGATGCTGTCGGAGGCGGCCGTGAACTGGTTGAAGTCGTGGCAGGTGGGCTGCGTGCCTTTGTAGATGCGCTTGTCGATGGGCTTGTTCAGATCGAGGGACTGGAATTCAACAACaccaggaggggagagaaggcgcTGGCTTTGAAAGAGGAAATGGCAGTTACATCCCCCCCGTAACCCTACATGCTTTGCAGGACTGGATCTAGAGCGCAACGGCGACCCCGAACCCGACAGGATCCAGCgcgctgcatggggagcgcagcgCAAGGTGCCGGCAGCAGCAGGTCCCCATGGTGAACAGGGAAGATCGCTGTTGCTCCCGATTGGAGTAGGATCCCCA encodes the following:
- the DMWD gene encoding dystrophia myotonica WD repeat-containing protein, encoding MAAAAAADGPPPLLPELKSQFRTREGSYRLLAPPGPEPRSRGGPAAPPPGGPSPLGPPPAPPPGPAAPAALPPVRLSLVRLLLPEGPEPAEPGEPAERSRLCCNLGRELYFYSGGGARGGRRSLDLNKPIDKRIYKGTQPTCHDFNQFTAASDSISLLVGFSAGQVQYLDLIKKDTSKLFNEERLIDKTKVTYLKWIPETESLFLASHASGHLYLYNVEHPCGSASPQYTLLKQGEGFAVYACKSKTARNPLVKWAVGDGALNEFAFSPDGRYLACVSQDGCLRVFHFDSMLLQGMMKSYFGGLLCVCWSPDGRYVVTGGEDDLVTVWSFAEGRVIARGHGHKSWVNAVAFDPYTSSVEDEEPPELSGSDEEPQEPAHFGRVRTSSTLSRLSKHSTKSSPSVTYRFGSAGQDTQFCLWDLTEDVLYPHPPLSRARTLTNTFSTGIPSSVSGGSNLAGEPGGSSVGSLLPRSLSRSNSLPHPAVTGAAKSHVADSAVPFSIGKFATLTLQERKDKSAEKEHKRYHSLGNISKSNDKINAAPRSKLDTAKVLGTALCPRIHEVPLLEPLVCKKIAHERLTVLLFLEDCILTACQEGLICTWARPGKANLTSQNGSSPSGTVV